A window from Chitinophagales bacterium encodes these proteins:
- a CDS encoding single-stranded DNA-binding protein, whose product MRGVNKVTLIGNLGKDPDLQYLEGNIAVAKFPLATTETYKDKTGNLVSQTEWHTVVLWRGLAELAQKYLHKGSLVYIEGRLRTRSWEDKDKNRRFSTEIVGDNLVMLDKRKDGNGDEVSSNDSFPDQDISYNSGEGDKDNLPF is encoded by the coding sequence ATGAGAGGCGTTAATAAAGTTACATTGATAGGAAATTTGGGGAAAGATCCGGATCTGCAATACCTGGAAGGCAATATAGCAGTAGCTAAATTCCCGCTGGCTACTACGGAAACCTATAAAGACAAAACAGGTAACCTGGTATCCCAGACAGAATGGCACACAGTAGTACTATGGAGAGGATTAGCTGAATTGGCACAAAAATACCTGCATAAGGGCAGTTTGGTATACATAGAAGGCCGCCTGCGCACCCGCAGTTGGGAAGATAAGGATAAAAACCGCCGTTTCAGTACTGAAATAGTGGGTGATAACCTGGTAATGCTGGATAAACGTAAGGACGGCAATGGCGACGAGGTTAGCAGTAATGACAGCTTTCCAGACCAGGACATCAGCTACAATTCAGGCGAAGGCGACAAAGACAATCTGCCATTCTGA
- the gldE gene encoding gliding motility-associated protein GldE, whose protein sequence is MMANNEAFPASAVTILIIIILVQLLLTAITSGSETAYFSLTSKDINYLKTKETGAARQTIRLLDQPKMLLATILIGNNFINISIVITMKLLMDKLFPGMSEAMLFIVNAVVVTFLLVLFGEVLPKVYATQNNMRAALFAAPILQTLNRLFRPVSRLLVSSTNYIEKRIGSKTASAISGKDFEHAIELTVGHTATKQEVNIFKGILKFSNISVTQIMRTRMDVGCIPYDISFAEVQKIAIELGYSRMPVYKESLDKIVGIIHTKDFLPHMDETTFDWHTLIRQAYFVHEGKMIEDLLKEFQTKRIHFAIVVDEFGGTSGIVTLEDIMEEIIGEIKDEFDDDEHQYKKIDDNNFIFEGKTLINDACRIMGLSSDTFDEVRDESDSIAGLVLELAGKFPAVNEMVSYQNYDLTVLNLDKMRIQRVKITINRPQEETEAEE, encoded by the coding sequence ATGATGGCTAATAATGAGGCGTTCCCTGCCTCAGCAGTTACCATACTCATCATCATCATACTGGTACAGTTGTTGCTGACCGCAATTACTTCAGGCTCTGAAACAGCCTATTTTTCACTTACCTCCAAGGACATCAACTACCTGAAGACCAAGGAAACCGGCGCTGCCAGGCAAACCATACGCCTGCTGGACCAACCCAAAATGCTACTGGCTACCATACTGATAGGTAACAACTTCATCAACATATCGATAGTTATCACCATGAAACTGCTGATGGACAAGCTGTTTCCCGGTATGAGCGAAGCCATGCTTTTCATTGTGAATGCTGTTGTGGTAACATTCTTACTCGTATTATTCGGTGAAGTGCTACCAAAAGTATATGCTACACAGAACAATATGCGCGCGGCACTTTTTGCCGCCCCTATACTGCAAACACTCAACAGGCTGTTTCGCCCCGTAAGCCGTTTGCTGGTGTCGTCTACCAATTACATTGAGAAACGCATCGGCTCAAAAACAGCCAGTGCTATCAGCGGCAAAGATTTCGAGCATGCGATAGAACTGACAGTGGGGCACACGGCAACCAAGCAGGAGGTAAATATCTTCAAAGGAATACTGAAATTCAGCAATATATCCGTTACGCAGATCATGCGTACTCGTATGGATGTGGGTTGCATACCTTATGACATCAGTTTTGCAGAGGTGCAGAAGATAGCCATAGAGCTTGGTTATTCTCGTATGCCTGTGTATAAAGAAAGTCTCGATAAGATAGTAGGTATCATACATACTAAAGACTTTCTGCCACATATGGACGAAACCACGTTTGACTGGCATACGCTTATCAGGCAGGCCTATTTTGTACATGAAGGCAAAATGATCGAAGACCTGCTGAAAGAATTCCAGACGAAACGCATTCACTTTGCCATAGTGGTTGACGAGTTTGGCGGTACTTCAGGCATCGTTACGCTGGAAGATATCATGGAGGAGATAATTGGTGAGATAAAAGATGAGTTTGACGATGATGAACACCAGTACAAAAAAATAGATGATAACAACTTCATATTTGAGGGTAAAACCCTTATTAATGATGCTTGTCGCATCATGGGCCTGTCGTCAGATACTTTTGATGAAGTAAGGGACGAAAGTGACTCTATAGCAGGATTAGTGCTGGAACTGGCAGGGAAATTCCCTGCTGTGAATGAGATGGTCAGCTACCAGAATTATGACCTGACAGTACTGAACCTGGACAAAATGCGCATACAACGCGTAAAAATAACCATCAACCGCCCACAGGAAGAAACTGAGGCGGAAGAATAG
- a CDS encoding DUF2892 domain-containing protein: MKRNMGTADKRLRIFVALIIAGLYFADIITGTLGIVLMVVAAVFLLTSLLNFCPLYTLFGINTCKVKE, from the coding sequence ATGAAAAGAAACATGGGTACAGCGGATAAAAGGCTGAGAATATTTGTAGCTCTTATTATTGCAGGTTTATACTTTGCTGATATTATTACAGGAACACTGGGTATTGTATTAATGGTTGTAGCAGCTGTTTTTTTACTGACAAGCCTGCTTAACTTTTGTCCCTTGTATACGCTTTTCGGTATTAATACCTGTAAGGTAAAAGAGTAA